A region from the Alnus glutinosa chromosome 5, dhAlnGlut1.1, whole genome shotgun sequence genome encodes:
- the LOC133868407 gene encoding protein SRG1-like, protein MEPEKTWLGSSLPVPCVQELAKETTATVPPRYVRPDQEPPNLSDSTASLPQVPVIDMQKLFSPEFMDSELDKMHHASKEWGFFQIINHGVSTSLLENVKLDIQEFFKMPMEEKKKYWQQPGDLEGFGQAFVVSDEQKLDWGDMFSLVTLPTHLRKPHLFPKLPLPFRDNLEAYSTELQNLAMEILELMAKALRMENNDMKNLFEDGWQSIRMNYYPPCPQPDLVIGLNPHSDAVGLTILLQLNEMEGLQIRKDGMWIPVIPLPNAFVVNIGDILEIVTNGIYRSIEHRATVNSVKERLSMATFYNPKVEGDLGPAPSLITPKTPALFQRIGVVEYFKRLFTRKLDGKSYIDALKIKNEEQNGS, encoded by the exons ATGGAACCAGAAAAAACGTGGTTAGGGAGCTCTCTCCCCGTTCCTTGTGTTCAGGAGCTGGCGAAGGAGACGACGGCCACAGTGCCGCCGAGGTATGTGCGTCCCGATCAGGAACCTCCCAACTTGTCCGACTCCACAGCTTCTCTACCCCAAGTCCCAGTCATCGACATGCAAAAGCTATTCTCCCCGGAATTTATGGACTCTGAGTTGGACAAGATGCACCATGCAAGCAAAGAATGGGGCTTCTTTCAG ATAATAAATCATGGGGTGAGCACTTCATTGTTAGAGAATGTGAAATTAGACATTCAAGAATTTTTTAAGATGCCGatggaagagaagaagaagtacTGGCAACAACCAGGAGACTTGGAAGGGTTTGGGCAGGCATTTGTTGTGTCAGATGAGCAAAAACTTGACTGGGGAGACATGTTCTCCCTCGTCACGCTACCAACCCATTTGAGGAAGCCCCACTTGTTCCCCAAGCTTCCCCTTCCATTCag AGATAACTTAGAAGCCTACTCAACAGAGCTTCAAAACCTTGCCATGGAAATCCTTGAACTTATGGCGAAAGCTCTACGAATGGAAAATAATGACATGAAGAACCTGTTTGAAGATGGGTGGCAATCAATTAGGATGAACTACTACCCTCCATGTCCGCAACCAGATCTTGTCATTGGCCTCAACCCTCACTCTGATGCTGTCGGCCTAACAATCCTCCTTCAACTCAATGAAATGGAAGGCCTCCAGATAAGAAAAGATGGGATGTGGATTCCTGTCATACCCCTCCCTAATGCTTTTGTTGTCAACATTGGAGACATTTTAGAG ATTGTGACCAATGGAATATACCGTAGCATTGAGCATCGTGCAACTGTTAACTCAGTAAAGGAGAGGCTCTCTATGGCCACATTTTACAACCCAAAAGTGGAAGGAGATTTGGGTCCGGCCCCAAGCCTtattactccaaaaacaccaGCATTATTCCAAAGAATAGgtgttgtagaatacttcaagAGACTTTTCACACGCAAACTCGATGGGAAGTCATACATTGATGCATTGAAGATCAAGAACGAGGAACAGAATGGCTCTTGA